In a single window of the Drosophila subpulchrella strain 33 F10 #4 breed RU33 chromosome X, RU_Dsub_v1.1 Primary Assembly, whole genome shotgun sequence genome:
- the LOC119557708 gene encoding solute carrier family 46 member 3 — MSPKDGSLGDAKFAKYTVNHEPPPPPPATTMTTQSTAVDKTMAKEKDNGTTTPPAKRSWREKIRLVANNVTVEPILAAYIMPSVLSNLATQNLNLEKACRVNMAYGDEVCDALTRRQTANYTLEEETVQQMVARMAAWKTVIQSLFPCLLILFWGSWSDRHRRRKPCILIPVVGEFLGVVGLMLCVYFEKAPMEAAALTEAIFPSLSGGWFTMLMGVFSYIADITTEEDRTLRIGILNVCFSVGVPIGMAFSGVLLKQIGFYGVFSISAAFYVIAFVYGFFFLEEPVARPEKTAGEQKSLLADFFDRDHVVQTFRVAFKKGENQRRKRVILLMIVVMVIIGPLHGEMAVTYLFTRFRFNWSEVEFSFFSTYAMFTGLIGVIFCVGVLSHKLNIDDALVGVLSSTSKILSSFVYAFATLPWHMYLGGLVEIFNGTAFIAMRSIATKLVSKDELGKVNSLFGVAEALMPMVFAPMYTTLYAASLRVLPGAFFLLGGGLTLFSVFIFLWMYRFQVRQRRKLASSDAESASVKDPNGNINAIEALVLASEGKGQMNGIIANVIHESLEHADPPTNTSNAVTSRPQEPRGIENQGFIQEEVKVKDC; from the exons ATGTCACCCAAGGACGGCAGCCTGGGCGATGCCAAGTTCGCCAAATACACGGTGAACCATGAGCCACCGCCACCTCCTCCGGCGACGACGATGACGACACAATCCACCGCCGTGGACAAAACGATGGCCAAGGAAAAGGACAATGGCACAACGACCCCGCCCGCGAAACGCTCCTGGCGGGAGAAGATCCGCCTGGTGGCCAACAACGTCACCGTGGAACCCATCCTGGCCGCCTACATCATGCCCAGCGTGCTCTCCAACCTGGCCACCCAGAACCTCAACCTGGAGAAGGCCTGCCGGGTGAACATGGCCTACGGGGACGAGGTCTGCGATGCCCTCACCCGCCGCCAAACAGCCAACTACACACT GGAGGAGGAGACGGTGCAGCAGATGGTGGCGCGGATGGCCGCCTGGAAGACGGTGATCCAGTCCCTGTTCCCCTGCCTGCTGATCCTGTTCTGGGGATCCTGGAGCGACCGCCACCGCCGGCGGAAGCCCTGCATCTTGATCCCAGTGGTGGGCGAGTTCCTCGGCGTGGTGGGCCTCATGCTGTGCGTCTACTTCGAGAAGGCGCCCATGGAGGCGGCCGCCCTCACGGAGGCCATCTTCCCCTCCCTCAGCGGCGGCTGGTTCACCATGCTGATGGGGGTCTTCAGCTACATAGCGGACATCACCACGGAGGAGGACCGCACGCTGCGGATCGGGATCCTAAATGTCTGCTTCTCGGTGGGCGTGCCCATCGGAATGGCCTTCAGCGGAGTCCTGCTCAA GCAAATTGGATTCTATGGTGTATTTTCGATCTCGGCCGCCTTCTACGTGATAGCCTTCGTCTACGGGTTCTTCTTTTTGGAGGAGCCGGTGGCCCGGCCGGAGAAGACTGCCGGGGAGCAGAAGAGCCTGCTGGCGGACTTCTTCGACAGGGATCACGTGGTCCAGACCTTCCGGGTGGCCTTCAAGAAGGGCGAGAACCAGCGTCGCAAACGGGTCATCCTGCTGATGATCGTGGTGATGGTGATCATTGGTCCGCTGCATGGTGAGATGGCTGTGACGTATTTGTTCACTCGATTCCGCTTCAATTGGTCAGAGGTGGAGTTCAGTTTCTTCTCGACCTATGCCATGTTCACGGGTCTCATCGGAGTGATCTTCTGCGTGGGCGTGCTGTCGCACAAGCTGAACATCGATGATGCCCTGGTGGGCGTTTTGTCCAGCACCTCGAAGATCCTGTCGTCCTTCGTCTACGCCTTTGCCACACTTCCATGGCATATGTATCTGGGCGGATTGGTTGAGATCTTCAATGGAACGGCCTTTATTGCGATGAGGTCTATAGCCACCAAGCTGGTGTCCAAGGATGAGCTGGGCAAGGTGAACTCGCTGTTTGGCGTGGCGGAGGCCTTGATGCCCATGGTCTTTGCGCCCATGTACACCACTCTGTATGCGGCTAGCCTGAGGGTACTGCCAGGAGCCTTCTTCCTCCTCGGCGGCGGTCTCACCCTGTTTTCTGTGTTCATATTCCT ATGGATGTACCGCTTCCAGGTTCGCCAGCGCCGGAAACTGGCCTCCTCGGATGCGGAAAGCGCCTCCGTCAAGGATCCCAATGGCAATATCAACGCCATTGAAGCTTTGGTTTTGGCCAGCGAGGGCAAGGGCCAGATGAACGGCATCATCGCCAATGTGATACACGAGTCCCTGGAGCATGCCGATCCACCCACTAACACCAGCAACGCGGTGACCTCGCGACCCCAAGAACCACGGGGCATTGAGAACCAAGGATTCATCCAGGAGGAGGTCAAGGTCAAGGATTGTTAG